TGGTCGTGTTCATCGGCGTAGTCGGCCTTGCTGCAGGAATTGTGGCGATGTCGCGCGGCAGGAGGCGCAGGAAATTCGGCAAGGGAAGGAGATTCAGGTAAATGATGACAAAGGGATTTGATCTTCAAATCCCTGCTTTTTCTTGTTTGGCTTCAGGAACTTATTTCGGGATAAAAAAAAACGCTATCCGAACGTATAGCTTTTTATATGTTTACAGGTTTCTAGTATTATATTGCAACTACTGCAGTACCAATAATTGCAAACCCGGGGTATGATGAAAGCCAACCGAATCGCGCTAGCAATCCTGACAATGGCCGTATTTGTCCTTTCTTCCGCGATTCCTGTCCAGGCGCATTCTAATCCTACTGCCTTGGCATACAATCCGGCAACAAATACCCTGTACGTGGCGGATGGCTCATCAGGCAGCGTAAGCGTGGTCAACTGGGTTACCAATACGGTGACCAACATAATAATCGTCGGTCCTTCCCCATCATCGATAGCGATAAACCCCTCAAACACACTTGCATACGTTGCAAACGGCGGCACAAACACCATATCCGTAGTCTCGCTTGCGACCAACACCGTTGTCAATACGATAAACAACGCCTACAAACCCAGGGCGATAGCAATAAGTCCCGACGGAACCCTTGCATACGTGACTGAAACTGGCAACGATGTAGTCAGCGTGGTTAACCTAGCATCAAACAGCATTGTAAACTCCATATCATTGGGATATGCGTGCTCCGGCATGACAATAGGCGGGATAGCCTTCCTTCCCTCAGGGGCCGAGGCGCTCACAGTTGCGAGCTGCGGCAACGGAAGCGGATCCGCAAACGCGATGCTAATAGACGTTGCATCAAACACCGTGACCAACACGATAGCATTGCATTCAAACGACAACCCCTATGGCGTATCAATCAATCCAGCCGGAACAATTGCATACATCGCCGTTGCGTACAATGACGGATTTGACGTGATAAACATACCTGCAAACCATCTTTATACCAATACTAACACGGGTCCCTGGCCGCAGGCAATAGCATTCAACCCGAGCGGCACATTGGCTTACGAGTTGGCAAGCACATTGACTTCCGGAGCCGGAAACGTTGAGGTCATAAACGCTGCGACCAACAGCGTCATAAATACGATTGGCGTAGGCACGCAGAGCAGCGGCGATACAGTTCCAGGAAGTTTGGCATTCACTCCGGACAACCTGTTCGGCTTCGCTACAAACTTCGGCGACGGCAGTGTCAGCGTGGTAAACGTCATGTCCAACAGCATAGTCAATACGATCTTCATACCAAAAGGCACGATAAGCGACGCGATATCAATCAACCCGCAGACGCCTATACTGCAGGCAGGCAGCAGCTTCACGGTCACGCATTCAACCTCTGGGGGACTGCAGCCTTATACGTATGGCTGGTTCCTCGGAAATGTTGTAGGCGGCTTCGACCAGCTGCAGTTCTCCCTTGTAGCTCCGTTCCGCATGCCCACTCCGCCGCCGCCCAACACGCTGCCCACGCCGATGCTCTACTACCAGAATCCCGGCAACACTATGACAATAACGCCGTACATATGGAACGGCGTGGCATTCAACGCCGTGCAAACTGCAAACGCGCTTGCCATAGTGGGAGGGAACGAGTCGAGGCTTCCTGCATTTCTCCCGAACCTGTTTACCGTAACGAGCATGCTTGCGAACACATTCACCATAAGGCTTCCTGGCGGTGCGATTGCCCCTGTCCAGAACCCGTCATCCCAGCTCATCTATGACCTTGACACATATTCGCTAGTGCAGACCAACACCCTTAACGTGAACACCGTGCTGAACTCCAACAGCCCCGTAATCGTGAACGCGATAGCAAACGGCGTCGTAGGCCTTAACGTCACGCTCACCAACCTTGGCATAAGCGGCAAGTACGTAAGCGCAAACACACCTCCCATGGGCATATCCGTTACCGGATGGTCCTCCAGCGGCGGCTCAGCATATCTTGTGCATGTGTTCTTCACTGCAAACTCCCTGCCAAGTGCCCACAATACTATACGTTTGCAGATGCAGGGCGGCGGAGGCTTCAACCCATTGCTCTACAATGTCACCAGCATATCCGTATTCGGACCGCTGCCGCCAGCGCCCGGCGTGGAGGTGCAGATATACGATTCGGTGAACCAGCCTGCACCTTCCAACACCGCAAACGACCTGCTGCTTGCCACGTACTCATACAACGGGCCCACTCTGATATACAATACTACGCAGCCCTTCTTCGGCGACATTCCCGGTACTGGCAATGTAGTTTACTACCTAGGCGAGAACGACATACCCGTCAATTTCGTGCTCACCTCAAACTCCTCTCTTTCAGGCAACATCCCTACTAACTCCGTGCCGTATTTCACATACAACGTACCGGAGATAACAAGCGTGCCTACCAACGTGCCAAACACGTACATGCTGGTTAACCTCACGAACCAGACTATGTTCGGGGCGATGCCGGTATACAGCTTCGTGAAGTCGATGTCCAGGTCCAACCCTGTATTCAACCTTGTATATGTGAACTCATCCGGTACAGGAATAAGGGAGATGTCAAGCAACGTGACCCTCCGCGGCAGCGGGATAGGCCCGATAAACCCCATGCTCATATCCTATTACATGGCGACTAACGTCGTGGCGTATAATTCAATCCCGTTCAGCACATCTAACTCGTACGTATTCAACTCCAACATACTCAAAGTGGGACCCAACCTCATAAAGATGCAGATATCGGACAGCGTGCCGCGCACAAAGACGGTATATGCTGGAGGGGTCATATTCCCGCAACTGCAGCCGGCGCAGGAAAGCATAACCAACAGCTCAATCAAGGTCGGCGGTACGACATTCATAACTATAACGATGAAGGGAGGCCAGCCGCCGTTCACAGGCTACTGGAGCATGTTCCCGCCCAGCGTATCCAGCATTCAGGGCAACACCTTCATGCTTACGCTTCCGACAAACCAGATAACCCTTCTCGTGAACGTCACATCATCCAATACAATACTGCTTACGCCGACATTGGGCACCAACACAACCGTAGGCGGCGGAAGGAACAACTCGATGCTGCTCTACATACTCAACCATGACGCATACCTGCAGTTCCCGTCCTTCGGGGGCTCAAGCCAGCCGCCGCTGCTCATGGCGTCGGGCCTGGCCAACAGCACCATATACGGGCTGTGGAGCGCGAACAGCACAGTCAACAACAGCGACCCGGGGGAGCAGTTCTCTATAAAATCAAACACCACTGTAACCACTACGATACCGTATAGTGGATCATCCACTACCGGCGGAGCGGTTTCCGGAGGCGGAGGGGGCGGCCCCGGCGGAGGCGGCAGCACATCTAAGCCCGTGGTAACAAAGACCGGCAGCGGATACAATGTGACCAACATCGCAAAGCTTGACTCCTTCAACTTTACACTCAACGGCGTCATATTCAACGTAACGGACAACTACATAAACCCGAATTCAACAGGCATAACCGTAAACGGCAACACCTATCTGCTGCAGCTCAACGATACCGTAAGCCTTGGCGGCTCTGCGGCCAAATACTATGCAAGGCTGTTCAGCGTGCTCTATGTACCCATACAGCACGCAGTAGGGATATTGTTCTATTCCAATTCTACCAATTCGTCCCCAGCGACATCGGGATCGTCAAGGCTGGTAAGCCTCAACGGATCGATAATGTTCAACGGAAGCGCAAACCTCTCGGAGCATTCGCCTCTATACATAAACTTCACCTCATCAGGCCTGCTCCTGCAGGTGCGCTCAGGCTCATCTTCAAACTTCAGCGCCAACATAATGATAACGAACGTGACCAACTCATCATCGCTTCCAGTGCTTGCAGGGAAGGAGCGCCTGCTCGCCCTCAACATAAGCGTAGCGCCTCCGGAGAACGTGACGCTAAACCTTACTGTTAAGTACAACTGCAGCATAGGCTCAAGCTACATAGCCCCCTACATCGTCTCAAACAGCATCTGGGAGCCGATAAACTCATTTACTGTCGATTCAAGCGCGTGCAGCATGTCCTTCTCACTGCCGGCCGATCCTGTTGTTGCCCTCTATTCGTCGCAGCATGCGAATACCACAACAATTGCGGCTACAACCGCATCCTCGCTGCCCAGCACCACTACGATACGGCAGGCACCGCAGCGCGGGAGCGGCCACGACATTGCCTATGCTGCGATAGCCGTTGTAATAATACTGCTCGTGCTGATATATGCGTATTCAAGGCGGCGCAAGTGACATTCTTGTGCCAACGCTTCCATAAAAAGCGCCGATACCTGACTGTATTCCATAAATGCCAATATACGCAAGATATTTAAAGTTTGTCAAGGATATATAACCAGAAGTAGGTGCTCAAATGAGGATCAGTGAAATATACAGCATGGATGTATATGCGGACAACGGCCAGTACCTCGGCGAGGTACAGGATGCGATAGTGGACCTGGAAAGGGGAGAGGTAAGCAGATTGCTAATGGAGCAGTGGAGGAACATAGACAAGGCTGAGATGAGGAAGTCACTGCAGAACAAGAGCGTGCTTTTCAAGAATGTCAGGAACATAGGGGACGTGGTGCTTGTTACGGCGCCGAACAGCGGCTCTGCGCAGCAGAACGAGAGCTCAAGCGCCGAGATGTCCGACCTGATGTCAAGGAGATAACTAGCTGTTGCTAGTTCTTCTTTTCTTTTGCGGAAAGAAGCAGGTTGAAGTTTCACAGATGATTAATTTTGCCAAGAGCTAAATCTTAGGTGCTAGTATGGGAAAGTTTCCAATAGCTGACGCGGAAATAACTAAAATATGGATATGCAAGCGGTGCAAGGCCAGGAACCGCGCCGGCGCCGAAAAATGCAGGAAGTGCGGAAGCAAGTACCTCAGGCCGAAGAAGAAGACCATAAAGGCGAAGAAGGCAAGCGGTTGACGCTTATAGGTGAACACAATGGAAGGTCTTACACCAATAGAGCAGGCAGTGCTATCTGCAATGAAGGAGCTTGGAGCCACTAAGGACAGCGTTATAAAGACCGCTGACGACATAACCAAGAAATCCAGCAGGCCGAAGGGGCTTGTGACGAACGCGCTCGTGGCGCTTGCGCAGAAGGGCGTTATAAAGCGCGTCGCAAGGGAAAAGGCCGCAGGCTACTACATAGTCAAGGTGTCATGAATTGGACGAGGCAGAGGAGTATATAGACTTCATGGCAAAGTACAGGGACTGGATATCGATAAAGCGGCTCGGCATAAGGGAGAACACAAAACCCGAGGAGGTGGTGCACCACCTTGCTGCGATACGCTCCACGATAGACAGCAAGAGCTATCCGCTGCTGAAGGTAAACACCTCGATGCTAGACCAGTATGCAAGCAAGCTGTCCGCAAACTCAAGGAGGAGCTACAGCTCCCTCTCAAGCGCCATAGCGGCGCTGGACAACCCCGAGACAAAAAAGGTGCTTGCAGAATCCTGCTCGAAGGAGCTTGCGCCAATTGCGGAGACATACCTGCTTGGCAGGCTCATAACGGACATGGGCTTCGACACCAGCATAAACCAGAGGCTGATGTCCAAGATATATCCTGACCTGAAGCCGCCCAAGGCTCCCGGGAGGAAGGGCAAAAAGTCAGAGGAATAGGCCCTAGCCTGGCATCGGGTCAGACCTGGTGCTGATTATCTGCATCTAGTTCCTGTCAACTATCTTCCTTATCTCCATTACTATCTCCGCCGCGTCCTTTTCAGGTATTGCGAGTATGCTCTTCTCCAGATGCCCGAGATAGCTGCTCACTATGAAGTTGCTCCTGAGCTTGTACCTCCTCACTACCATGTTCATAAGCGACAGAAGCTTCCTCTTGCTGTTCATTATTTTCTGCCTTGTCCTCATTTTATCATCTGTAGCATTATGCAACTCAAAATTATTAATTCTAGTGCGCTAATTCTTGTCGCGCCTTACAGGAACAGGCCCATGCCCCGTCGCATGCGTCAGCTGAAACAAGGATATGCCGTCAGGCCTTGACCGCAATGTTCCATGCGGTTATGTCCTTCTTGTTGCCTATGCCGTAGGTCCTTGCCTTCTCGACATCCACGCCGTTCTTCGCCGCTATCCTTTCTACTGCCTTGTACATCATGTAGCCTCCGCTCCCTATTATGCCTGCGGTGCCTGCCCTCACTATCGGGTTGCCGGAAGAGTCCTTCCACGCGTCCCTTATTGCCATCTTCGCGAGGTGCCTGTACGAGGAAACATACACAGCAAGCATCGACTGGCTCAGCGTTGCGTCTATGTTCTTTGACTTTATCCTTCCAAGCGGCACGTTGAGCAGCGGGTTTACTGTGAATTCGAACGGCCTTCCGTCAGAGACGGAGTTGCTGAGCCTGTTTATAAGCGCGACCGTGTCCCAGTTGTCCTCGTCAGTCTCGTCGGTCTGGCCCACCTGCACGGTGAATGCCGGCCTCCAGTAGTATTTGTTGAGGTTGTGCACCCCGTTCCACACTATTTCCTGCCAGGTGCCGTCCTTGCCTATGCTCAGCGGCAGCGTCTTCGCAGGCATGTGCTTGAGCGCCAGCTTGTCGCTGCCAGTCTCAAGGCCGACCTGTATGCCTATGTAGTTGTTGGGTCCTGCCCTCATTATCTTCGAAAGCTTCTCTATGAGCCCAGGATAGGCCGCAGGTATGGATATCCTGCCGTGCGTGGGGTTCGACCTTTCCACGCCCTTTATAGCCATTATCGCGGTGAACACCTCCACGAGCGCATCCTCGTTGGGCACGTATCTGGGGAGGTGCTTGTAGGCGAATATCTCGTCGGAATGCAGCCATGCGAGGGAGCTGCCCCCCTTCTCCACGTTCACCTTTATCTCCTTGACCATCTTCTCAATAGGATAGTATCTCAATTCCCTGAGCGTCACCTCGCAGAAGTCGCAGCCTATGCCGCATCCCCTCATCGATTCCGTGAGCCCCTTTGTAGATGGGTTGACTATGTCAGGGATTGTATCTAGCGAGGGGAAGGTCTTGAGCCCCTTGCCCCTTGAGAGGAACCTCGGATCCTCCTTTACTGTTCTCCTGAAGCTGTCGTCGTACGTGACGTAGCTGTGCGCGAACATGTTGCTGTCTATGTTGTTGCTGGCTATCTGCCCGAAGAGCTCGGGAACGACGTCGTCGGTTTCCCCCTGGAAGAGATAGTCGATCCTGTGCCTCTCTATCTCCTCCGGCATGAGCATGTATTCCCATACGCCTGGGCCCCCCACGAGCAGCTTGGCCTTCCTGTTTTCCCTGAGCCTGTTGACCTTGAATATGAGGTTCTCCCAGTCCTGCCTTACAAATGCCATGACCTCGTGGCCCTTCCTGTACGACTCGAAAAGCGCGTAGAATGACATTGTCGTAGGGCCGAGGCCGAACGGGTCCATAGTGTTTATGCCTATAACTTCAGTGTCCTCCTTTATGAAGTTCTCCATGTAATCCGGGTGCGCCACGACTACGTCAGCAGCGCTGTTCCTGCCAAGCAGTGCCGCCTCCACCTTCCTGAGGCCGTAAGGCGCGTACATCAGCCTTCCGTTGTCGACCGGCGGCGACACCCTGCCCTTGAGGAATGTGTATATCCTGTCAGGCATTGAGTATACCGGGGCGCATGGCAGGAAATCAAGAAGCGGGAAATTCCTATAATCGTAAATCAGCGTATCGTCTGAAAGGAGTACGTATTTAGCCAACCCACACACCTGTTATATACAAGTAAAATTAACAGTCCTTTAATACTTAAATTGCTGAAAAACGTATTTAAGCCTTTTCTAATGGTTCTGTTTATGTGATTTCTTTAGTTGCATTCCAAAAATATGGCATTATGCGTTGACTGCACAGAATCAGGCACGCCTCATCAGTTTCATGCGCATCCTGCGCCTGATATCTGTATCCTCAGGGTCATCGTCCTCTATCACATCCACCATGTCCAGGAGCAGCAGCGCGGAATAATCACTTGCCCAGTTGGATGTTGTCCTTAGCAGCGGTGCATTTTTGCCTGAGGGGATGCCTGTTGAAGGTTGCCCCTGGGTTTTGGATTTAGCAGGCATGGCCTATCGATAGAATGAATGCAGCTACATATAAATAGCTATCCTTCAGCCCTTCAGCAGCCTGCCTATGAGCTTGCCCTGCGTGCCGGGATCGTCATCAAACGACCTGACGAGCTTCGCCATCTCCTCCCCGTGCAGCTTCCCTATCTGCGATATAGCCTCGTTGAGCCTCTCAGCTTCCTGCTCGCTGCCCGTCTTCGCCTTCCTGGCCTTGCTTAGCAGGCTGCTGTCCCTCCATCTCGTTGCTATCCTCTCTATTATGTCCGCCACGCTCTCGCCCTTCGAGTCCCTGAGCAGCGCAACTCCTTGCGTGTCTATTATCCTGTCAAGCGACCGCTCGTTAATCCTCTCGTCGCCCTTCTCAGCAAGCGACACTATGAGGTGCGCTACGGTGAACCTGCTGTCAAGTATTATGTCGTTCTTTATCCTGTGCTGCTCGCCGCCGTACATCGTCTGCATGCGCATTATGTCCTGCCTGCCTATTATCCTGTCTATCACGTCGGCTTTCCCGTTCAGCACGAAGCTCACCA
This is a stretch of genomic DNA from Candidatus Micrarchaeota archaeon. It encodes these proteins:
- a CDS encoding DUF2666 family protein — protein: MDEAEEYIDFMAKYRDWISIKRLGIRENTKPEEVVHHLAAIRSTIDSKSYPLLKVNTSMLDQYASKLSANSRRSYSSLSSAIAALDNPETKKVLAESCSKELAPIAETYLLGRLITDMGFDTSINQRLMSKIYPDLKPPKAPGRKGKKSEE
- a CDS encoding B12-binding domain-containing radical SAM protein — encoded protein: MAKYVLLSDDTLIYDYRNFPLLDFLPCAPVYSMPDRIYTFLKGRVSPPVDNGRLMYAPYGLRKVEAALLGRNSAADVVVAHPDYMENFIKEDTEVIGINTMDPFGLGPTTMSFYALFESYRKGHEVMAFVRQDWENLIFKVNRLRENRKAKLLVGGPGVWEYMLMPEEIERHRIDYLFQGETDDVVPELFGQIASNNIDSNMFAHSYVTYDDSFRRTVKEDPRFLSRGKGLKTFPSLDTIPDIVNPSTKGLTESMRGCGIGCDFCEVTLRELRYYPIEKMVKEIKVNVEKGGSSLAWLHSDEIFAYKHLPRYVPNEDALVEVFTAIMAIKGVERSNPTHGRISIPAAYPGLIEKLSKIMRAGPNNYIGIQVGLETGSDKLALKHMPAKTLPLSIGKDGTWQEIVWNGVHNLNKYYWRPAFTVQVGQTDETDEDNWDTVALINRLSNSVSDGRPFEFTVNPLLNVPLGRIKSKNIDATLSQSMLAVYVSSYRHLAKMAIRDAWKDSSGNPIVRAGTAGIIGSGGYMMYKAVERIAAKNGVDVEKARTYGIGNKKDITAWNIAVKA
- a CDS encoding 50S ribosomal protein L40e, giving the protein MGKFPIADAEITKIWICKRCKARNRAGAEKCRKCGSKYLRPKKKTIKAKKASG
- a CDS encoding PRC-barrel domain-containing protein; protein product: MRISEIYSMDVYADNGQYLGEVQDAIVDLERGEVSRLLMEQWRNIDKAEMRKSLQNKSVLFKNVRNIGDVVLVTAPNSGSAQQNESSSAEMSDLMSRR
- a CDS encoding YncE family protein, whose product is MKANRIALAILTMAVFVLSSAIPVQAHSNPTALAYNPATNTLYVADGSSGSVSVVNWVTNTVTNIIIVGPSPSSIAINPSNTLAYVANGGTNTISVVSLATNTVVNTINNAYKPRAIAISPDGTLAYVTETGNDVVSVVNLASNSIVNSISLGYACSGMTIGGIAFLPSGAEALTVASCGNGSGSANAMLIDVASNTVTNTIALHSNDNPYGVSINPAGTIAYIAVAYNDGFDVINIPANHLYTNTNTGPWPQAIAFNPSGTLAYELASTLTSGAGNVEVINAATNSVINTIGVGTQSSGDTVPGSLAFTPDNLFGFATNFGDGSVSVVNVMSNSIVNTIFIPKGTISDAISINPQTPILQAGSSFTVTHSTSGGLQPYTYGWFLGNVVGGFDQLQFSLVAPFRMPTPPPPNTLPTPMLYYQNPGNTMTITPYIWNGVAFNAVQTANALAIVGGNESRLPAFLPNLFTVTSMLANTFTIRLPGGAIAPVQNPSSQLIYDLDTYSLVQTNTLNVNTVLNSNSPVIVNAIANGVVGLNVTLTNLGISGKYVSANTPPMGISVTGWSSSGGSAYLVHVFFTANSLPSAHNTIRLQMQGGGGFNPLLYNVTSISVFGPLPPAPGVEVQIYDSVNQPAPSNTANDLLLATYSYNGPTLIYNTTQPFFGDIPGTGNVVYYLGENDIPVNFVLTSNSSLSGNIPTNSVPYFTYNVPEITSVPTNVPNTYMLVNLTNQTMFGAMPVYSFVKSMSRSNPVFNLVYVNSSGTGIREMSSNVTLRGSGIGPINPMLISYYMATNVVAYNSIPFSTSNSYVFNSNILKVGPNLIKMQISDSVPRTKTVYAGGVIFPQLQPAQESITNSSIKVGGTTFITITMKGGQPPFTGYWSMFPPSVSSIQGNTFMLTLPTNQITLLVNVTSSNTILLTPTLGTNTTVGGGRNNSMLLYILNHDAYLQFPSFGGSSQPPLLMASGLANSTIYGLWSANSTVNNSDPGEQFSIKSNTTVTTTIPYSGSSTTGGAVSGGGGGGPGGGGSTSKPVVTKTGSGYNVTNIAKLDSFNFTLNGVIFNVTDNYINPNSTGITVNGNTYLLQLNDTVSLGGSAAKYYARLFSVLYVPIQHAVGILFYSNSTNSSPATSGSSRLVSLNGSIMFNGSANLSEHSPLYINFTSSGLLLQVRSGSSSNFSANIMITNVTNSSSLPVLAGKERLLALNISVAPPENVTLNLTVKYNCSIGSSYIAPYIVSNSIWEPINSFTVDSSACSMSFSLPADPVVALYSSQHANTTTIAATTASSLPSTTTIRQAPQRGSGHDIAYAAIAVVIILLVLIYAYSRRRK
- a CDS encoding transcriptional regulator, which gives rise to MEGLTPIEQAVLSAMKELGATKDSVIKTADDITKKSSRPKGLVTNALVALAQKGVIKRVAREKAAGYYIVKVS